In a single window of the Botrytis cinerea B05.10 chromosome 12, complete sequence genome:
- the Bccdc21 gene encoding Bccdc21: protein MSPSLEEELSTLPHEIPATKESTEPIPSPSSTSAPKKHEEYQYLDLIREILETGEHRPDRTGTGTISLFAPAPLKFSLTSPTGTPILPLLTTKRVFLRAVLTELLWFISGSTSSLPLSAAGIKIWDGNGSRAYLDSIGLSHRAEGDLGPVYGFQWRHFGAKYIDAETDYTGQGVDQLAEIVWKLKNNPWDRRIILSAWNVADIKLMALPPCHMFAQFYVSFPKSSTASSTSEQNTNPSNPDSKPKGILHCQLYQRSCDMGLGVPFNIASYALLTHILAHACDLTPGTFTHTMGDAHVYVDHVDALKVQLEREPREFPELGILREDQGSGVVDGWKPEEFEVRGYKPHGKIDMKMSV from the exons ATGTCTCCATCGCTTGAAGAAGAACTCTCTACTCTTCCTCACGAAATTCCTGCTACAAAGGAATCCACAGAACCAATACCATCTCCAAGTTCAACTTCTGCCCCCAAGAAACATGAAGAATATCAGTATCTAGACTTGATTCGCGAAATTCTGGAAACTGGTGAACATCGTCCTGATCG aaCAGGAACCGGCACCATCTCACTCTTCGCACCCGCACCTTTAAAGTTCTCCCTCACATCCCCTACGGGTACCCCGattcttcccctcctcacAACAAAACGCGTATTTCTCCGCGCTGTTCTAACTGAACTCCTCTGGTTCATATCTGGTTCCACTTCTTCTCTACCCCTCTCCGCTGCTGGAATAAAAATttgggatggaaatggatctCGTGCATACCTAGACTCCATCGGTCTTTCTCACCGTGCCGAAGGAGACTTGGGCCCCGTCTATGGATTTCAATGGCGACATTTCGGCGCTAAGTATATCGATGCCGAGACAGATTACACAGGACAAGGTGTTGATCAATTAGCAGAAATTGTATGGAAGCTCAAGAATAATCCATGGGATAGGAGAATCATTTTAAGTGCATGGAATGTGGCAGATATTAAGTTGATGGCATTACCACCTTGTCATATGTTTGCGCAATTTTATGTTTCCTTCCCGAAAAGTTCTACagcttcttcaacttccGAACAAAACACAAACCCCTCGAATCCAGATTCGAAGCCAAAAGGCATTCTTCATTGCCAGCTCTACCAACGATCCTGTGATATGGGACTTGGTGTCCCGTTCAACATCGCTTCTTACGCTCTTTTAACACATATCCTAGCTCATGCATGCGATCTTACACCCGGTACATTTACACACACAATGGGAGATGCACATGTTTATGTTGATCATGTCGATGCATTAAAGGTACAACTTGAGCGAGAACCCAGAGAATTTCCTGAATTGGGAATTTTGAGGGAGGATCAAGGTAGTGGAGtggtagatggatggaagccAGAGGAATTTGAGGTTAGAGGATATAAGCCACATGGGAAGattgatatgaagatgagTGTTTAA
- the BcBem1 gene encoding BcBem1, with the protein MKALRRSIKGEKPDSKLQHISLTPKSAVAIVPPKKVIRALHDYEARSNQELGFTRGDFFHVIGRENDTDWYEACNPAVPDARGLVPVAYFQALGKTERDSGQSLSDKSPMGMKVDHDSGYSDMSGSGTLASPSESGGGQRFSKTMKGTGAMVYGVVMYDFAAERPDELEAKAGEAIIVIAQSNPEWFVAKPIGRLGGPGLIPVDFIEIRDMGTGKAVPNAQEAVQRAGVPKVEEWKRMAADYKNSSITLGKFEVPNGSSQQQQQQQQQMQQSMERMSLQQQTSRQSQQNGQSYDQRQSQQAKAAQPVQQVPQNPYSTPSKSTSQLYAPMSARIPRYCFAEDKYWFVIEASLEDGRYWELSRYYEDFYDFQIALLTEFPAEAGNTGTQKRSLPYMPGPVNYVTDAITEGRQHNLDAYVKSLLTQPPYISRCTLVKQFFAPREGDYEMDPNAVEEEYRLSGGSQQSSNDSRTQAASRQSSRGDLNGENYSSGAPTGLTAAPGHQRGQSSLSVSNGQGPTRQTSSLSQPSTNSLSPGVNVNGQQLSPSAMKVKIYFGDDLIAIRVPTDIQFQQLYEKISDRLKIPQGDEIALYYKDEPSGEKPNLMSDNDLDIALQRNDKLIIYVEYQ; encoded by the exons ATGAAG GCTCTTCGTAGGTCGATTAAAGGCGAAAAGCCTGATTCAAAACTTCAACATATTTCCTTAACGCCCAAATCTGCCGTCGCAATTGTCCCTCCAAAAAAG GTGATCCGCGCATTGCACGATTATGAGGCACgatcaaatcaagaattgGGTTTCACGAGGGGCGACTTTTTTCATGTTATAGGACGAGAAAACGATACGGATTGGTATGAAGCATGTAATCCTGCAGTTCCAGATGCGAGGGGTTTGGTACCTGTTGCATACTTTCAAGCGTTAGGAAAGACTGAGCGGGACAGTGGTCAATCTCTATCAGATAAGTCGCCTATGGGTATGAAGGTGGATCATGATTCGGGTTATTCCGACATGTCCGGTTCAGGGACACTGGCGAGTCCATCAGAGAGCGGTGGAGGTCAGAGATTTTCAAAGACAATGAAAGGCACCGGCGCGATGGTTTACGGAGTGGTTATGTACGATTTTGCGGCGGAAAGGCCCGATGAATTAGAAGCCAAGGCGGGAGAAGCAATCATCGTGATTGCTCAATCGAACCCAGAATGGTTTGTCGCGAAACCAATTGGACGACTTGGGGGTCCAGGACTAATACCGGTCGATTTCATCGAGATACGTGATATGGGCACTGGAAAAGCTGTGCCAAATGCGCAAGAGGCAGTTCAGAGGGCTGGTGTGCCAAAAGTGGAAGAATGGAAGCGAATGGCCGCCGATTACAAGAACAGTAGTATTACCTTGGGCAAATTCGAAGTGCCTAATGGTTCTTcacaacaacagcagcagcagcagcaacaaatGCAGCAGAGCATGGAAAGAATGAGTCTGCAACAGCAAACCTCCAGGCAGAGTCAGCAGAATGGTCAAAGCTAT GACCAACGGCAATCACAACAAGCGAAAGCTGCTCAACCCGTCCAACAAGTTCCGCAAAATCCATATTCTACGCCTTCCAAATCTACTTCCCAATTGTACGCTCCAATGTCAGCGCGGATACCACGATACTGTTTTGCTGAAGATAAATACTGGTTCGTTATCGAGGCTTCTCTGGAAGATGGGAGATATTGGGAGCTTTCGAGATATTACGAAGACTTTTACGATTTTCAGATTGCCCTCTTGACAGAGTTCCCAGCGGAGGCAGGAAACACTGGTACGCAGAAAAGAAGCTTGCCATATATGCCAGGACCTGTCAACTATGTTACAGACGCGATTACCGAAGGAAGACAACATAATCTTGATGCCTATGTCAAGAGCCTCTTAACCCAGCCACCATACATCTCAAGATGCACTCTTGTTAAGCAATTCTTTGCACCTCGCGAAGGGGATTATGAGATGGATCCAAACgcagttgaagaagaatatcgTCTATCGGGTGGTTCACAACAGTCATCAAACGATTCAAGAACACAAGCAGCATCTAGGCAATCTTCGAGAGGTGATTTGAACGGTGAAAACTATTCGAGTGGGGCACCTACTGGCTTAACTGCCGCTCCAGGTCATCAAAGAGGTCAATCGTCGTTATCAGTCAGTAATGGTCAAGGTCCAACACGTCAGacctcatctctctctcagCCATCTACCAACTCATTATCTCCGGGAGTCAACGTTAACGGGCAGCAACTATCTCCATCTGCTATGAAGGTCAAAATCTATTTCGGGGATGATTTGATAGCCATTCGAGTACCTACCGATATTCAGTTCCAACAGCTTTATGAGAAGATCAGTGATCGCTTGAAGATTCCACAAGGAGATGAAATTGCACTATACTACAAAGACGAGCCTAGCGGAGAAAAGCCCAACCTGATGAGCGACAATGATTTAGACATTGCTCTACAACGGAACGATAAGCTTATTATTTACGTCGAATATCAATAG
- the Bcthp3 gene encoding Bcthp3, with protein MYNTMASPWNSNIPPPPGTAGSYGYQQVAPIVAPAYHPVQVRQSFNQAPPIMYNPAVIPQQSTPQSIPPPVQKKRDWPQSVRNYVQRSFDVAHAIAGIERPDMENMLKKTITEASDTDTLFSRDWDNYPLPQQLIQSERSKAAAAWQQESLNFQLATTGLANSAKKRKSIEGNSDENLAAMPPWRANNRTGNDDRANLTPSKQRFDKRQQPFQDDLSHKGTSKFQKNLEKRQKRFDGGYKSTYKSKTPTPEPMMGPLIGTNTTLEKEYFRLTTAPVASQVRPEYILRETLDLLKKKWKKEGNYSYICDQFKSMRQDLTVQRIKNEFTVTVYEIHARIALEKGDLGEYNQCQTQLRALYAQKIGGNPVEFKAYRILYFIHTANRTALNDVIADLTKVEKESEAVIHALSVRSALALGNYHKFFRLYLDTPNMGAYLMDMFVARERLAALSKICRTYKPEVKLRFVTEELGFESDGDAAQFICDHNGQALLVEKDGDLRFLSGQAGQIFETAKAEAFRAIDIKGQI; from the exons ATGTACAATACGATGGCCTCACCATGGAACTCTAATATTCCACCGCCTCCAGGTACGGCAGGCTCATATGGCTATCAGCAAG TCGCGCCGATAGTTGCCCCAGCTTATCATCCAGTGCAAGTCCGACAATCATTTAATCAAGCCCCACCCATAATGTATAACCCAGCAGTAATCCCCCAGCAATCAACCCCTCAGTCGATACCACCTCCTGtccaaaagaagagagactGGCCACAGTCAGTCCGTAATTACGTTCAACGTTCCTTTGATGTCGCGCATGCCATCGCCGGTATTGAGCGTCCAGACATGGAAAACATGTTGAAAAAGACCATCACCGAGGCATCCGATACCGATACACTCTTCTCCCGTGATTGGGATAATTACCCACTTCCTCAACAATTAATACAAAGCGAGCGATCAAAGGCAGCCGCTGCATGGCAGCAGGAATCCTTAAATTTTCAACTAGCTACCACCGGTCTCGCGAATTCGGccaagaagaggaaatctATAGAAGGAAACAGTGATGAGAACCTCGCCGCAATGCCGCCATGGCGTGCTAACAACCGCACGGGAAATGATGATCGTGCCAATTTGACGCCCTCCAAACAACGATTTGATAAACGACAACAACCATTCCAAGACGATCTCTCCCACAAAGGTACAAGTAAGTTTCAGAAAAACCTAGAGAAGCGACAAAAGCGATTTGACGGTGGCTATAAATCTACCTATAAGTCTAAGACGCCCACACCGGAGCCAATGATGGGTCCCTTAATTGGTACGAACACAACGTTAGAGAAAGAGTACTTTCGTTTGACTACTGCACCCGTTGCTTCACAGGTTCGCCCTGAGTACATCTTACGGGAAACGCTAGATCTGTTGAAAAAGAAGTggaaaaaggaaggaaacTATTCTTACATCTGCGATCAATTCAAGTCTATGCGTCAGGACCTTACGGTTCAGCgtatcaaaaatgaatttacTGTTACTGTCTACGAAATTCACGCGCGTATTGCATTGGAGAAGGGGGATCTCGGTGAGTATAATCAATGCCAGACTCAACTTCGGGCTCTTTATGCCCAGAAGATTGGTGGTAATCCAGTGGAGTTCAAGGCATATcgtattttatattttattcataCAGCTAACCGCACGGCATTAAATGATGTCATTGCGGATCTAACAAAAGTAGAGAAGGAATCCGAAGCGGTAATTCACGCATTGAGTGTACGTTCAGCACTAGCATTGGGCAATTATCACAAATTCTTTAGACTTTACCTCGATACTCCGAATATGGGAGCATATCTTATGGATATGTTTGTCGCCCGAGAACGTTTGGCTGCTTTGTCGAAAATTTGCAGAAC TTACAAACCCGAGGTCAAATTAAGGTTCGTCACGGAAGAATTAGGATTCGAATCCGACGGCGATGCTGCTCAATTCATTTGTGACCACAATGGACAGGCCTTGCTAGTAGAGAAAGATGGCGAccttcgatttctttctgGCCAGGCCGGTCAGATTTTTGAAACTGCAAAAGCTGAAGCCTTCCGCGCGATTGATATCAAAGGCCAAATCTAA